The following proteins come from a genomic window of Sorex araneus isolate mSorAra2 chromosome 1, mSorAra2.pri, whole genome shotgun sequence:
- the FLNC gene encoding filamin-C isoform X2: protein MMNNSGYADPAGLGLSADEADDMPSTEKDLAEDAPWKKIQQNTFTRWCNEHLKCVGKRLTDLQRDLSDGLRLIALLEVLSQKRMYRKFHPRPNFRQMKLENVSVALEFLEREHIKLVSIDSKAIVDGNLKLILGLIWTLILHYSISMPMWEDEEDEDARKQTPKQRLLGWIQNKVPQLPITNFNRDWQDGKALGALVDNCAPGLCPDWAAWDPNQPVQNAREAMQQADDWLGVPQVIAPEEIVDPNVDEHSVMTYLSQFPKAKLKPGAPVRGKQLNPKKAFAYGPGIEPQGNTVLQPAQFTVQTADAGLGEVLVYIEDPEGHTEEAQVVPNNDKDRTYAVSYVPKVAGLHKVTVLFAGQNIEHSPFEVNVGMALGDANKVSARGPGLDPIGNVANKPTYFDIYTAGAGTGDVAVVIVDPQGRRDTVEVALEDKGDSTFRCTYRPVMEGPHTVHVAFAGAPISRSPFPVHVAEACNPNACRASGRGLQPKGVRVKEAADFKVFTKGAGSGELKVTVKGPKGTEEPVKVREVGDGVFECEYYPMVPGKYVVTITWGGYAIPRSPFEVQVSPEAGEQKVRAWGPGLETGQVGKSADFVVEAVGTEVGTLGFSIEGPSQAKIECDDKGDGSCDVRYWPTEPGEYAVHVICDDEDIRDSPFIAHIQPAPPDCFPDKVKAFGPGLEPTGCIVDRPAEFTIDARAAGKGDLKLYAQDADGCPIDVKVIPNGDGTFRCSYVPTKPIKHTIIVSWGGVNVPKSPFRVNVGEGSHPERVKVYGPGVEKTGLKAQEPTYFTVDCSEAGQGDVSIGIKCAPGVVGPTEADIDFDIIKNDNDTFTVKYTPPGAGHYTIMVLFANQEIPASPFHIKVDPSHDATKVRAEGPGLNRTGVEVGKPTHFTVLTKGAGKAKLDVQFAGAAKGEVVRDFEIIDNHDYSYTVKYTPVQQGNMAVAVTYGGDPIPKSPFVVNVAPPLDLSKVKVQGLNSKVAVGQEQAFSVDTRGAGGQGQLDVRMTSPSRRPIPCKVEPGSGAEAQAVRYMPPEEGPYKVDVTYDGHPVPGSPFTVEGVLPPDPSKVCAYGPGLQGGLVGTPAPFSIDTKGAGTGGLGLTVEGPCEAKIECQDNGDGSCAVSYLPTEPGEYTINILFAEAHIPGSPFKATIQPVFDPSKVRASGPGLERGKAGEAATFTVDCSEAGEAELTIEILSDAGVKAEVLIQKNMDGTYHITYSPAFPGTYTITIKYGGHAVPKFPTRVHVQPAVDTSEVKVSGPGVEPHGVLREVTTEFTVDARSLTTTGGSHVTARVLNPSGAKTDTYVTDHGDGTYRVQYTAYEEGMHLVEVLYDDVAVPKSPFRVGVTEGCDPTRVRAFGPGLEGGLVNKANRFTVETRGAGTGGLGLAIEGPSEAKMSCKDNKDGSCTVEYVPFTAGDYDVNITFGGRPIPGSPFRVPVKDVVDPSKVKCSGPGLGAGVRARVPQTFTVDCSQAGRAPLQVAVLGPTGVAEPVEVRDNGDGTHTVHYTPATDGPYTVAVKYADHEVPRSPFKIKVLPAHDASKVRASGPGLNASGIPASLPVEFTIDARDAGEGLLTVQILDPEGKPKKANIRDNGDGTYTVSYVPDMSGRYTITIKYGGDEIPYSPFRIHALPTGDASKCLVTVSIGGHGLGACLGPRIQIGEETVITVDAKAAGKGKVTCTVSTPDGAELDVDVVENHDGTFDIYYTAPEPGKYVITIRFGGEHIPNSPFHVLATEEPVVPVEPLESMLRPFNLVIPFTVQKGELTGEVRMPSGKTARPNITDNKDGTITVRYAPTEKGLHQMGIKYDGNHIPGSPLQFYVDAINSRHVSAYGPGLSHGMVNKPATFTIVTKDAGEGGLSLAVEGPSKAEITCKDNKDGTCTVSYLPTAPGDYSIIVRFDDKHIPGSPFTAKITGDDSMRTSQLNVGTSTDVSLKITESDLSQLTASIRAPSGMEEPCLLKRLPNRHIGISFTPKEVGEHVVSVRRSGQHVTNSPFKILVGPSEIGDASKVRVWGKGLAEGHTFQVAEFIVDTRNAGYGGLGLSIEGPSKVDINCEDMEDGTCKVTYCPTEPGTYIINIKFADKHVPGSPFTVKVTGEGRMKESITRRRQAPSIATIGSTCDLNLKIPGNWFQMVSAQERLTRTFTRSSHTYTRTERTEISKTRGGETKREVRVEESTQVGGDPFPAVFGDFLGREGLGSFSSIPRQQEGEASSQDMTAQVTSPSGKTEAAEIVEGEDSAYSVRFVPQEMGPHTVTVKYRGQHVPGSPFQFTVGPLGEGGAHKVRAGGTGLERGVAGVPAEFSIWTREAGAGGLSIAVEGPSKAEIAFEDRKDGSCGVSYVVQEPGDYEVSIKFNDEHIPDSPFVVPVASLSDDARRLTVTSLQETGLRVNQPASFAVQLNGARGVIDARVHTPSGAVEECSVSELDSDKHTIRFIPHENGVHSIDVKFNGAHIPGSPFKIRVGEQSQAGDPGLVSAYGPGLEGGTTGVSSEFVVNTLNAGSGALSVTIDGPSKVQLDCRECPEGHVVTYTPMAPGNYLIAIKYGGPQHIVGSPFKAKVTGPRLSGGHSLHETSTVLVETVTKSSSSRGSSYSSIPKFSSDASKVVTRGLGLSQAFVGQKNSFTVDCSKAGTNMMMVGVHGPKTPCEEVYVKHMGNRVYNVTYTVKEKGDYILIVKWGDESVPGSPFKVNVP from the exons ACAGCAAAGCCATCGTGGATGGGAACCTGAAACTGATCCTGGGCCTGATCTGGACGCTGATCCTGCACTACTCCATCTCCATGCCCATgtgggaggacgaggaggacgaggacgccCGCAAGCAGACGCCCAAGCAGCGTCTGCTCGGCTGGATCCAGAACAAGGTGCCGCAGCTGCCCATCACCAACTTCAACCGTGACTGGCAGGACGGCAAAGCTCTGGGCGCCCTGGTGGACAACTGTGCCCCAG gcctctgCCCCGACTGGGCAGCCTGGGACCCCAACCAGCCTGTCCAGAACGCCCGGGAAGCCATGCAGCAGGCCGATGACTGGCTTGGGGTGCCCCAG GTGATTGCACCTGAGGAGATCGTGGACCCCAACGTGGACGAGCATTCGGTCATGACCTAcctgtcacagttccccaaagCCAAGCTCAAGCCTGGCGCCCCGGTCCGTGGCAAGCAGCTGAACCCCAAGAAGGCCTTCGCCTATGGGCCTG GCATCGAGCCGCAGGGGAACACCGTGCTGCAGCCGGCCCAGTTCACCGTGCAGACGGCCGACGCCGGCCTGGGCGAGGTGCTGGTCTATATCGAGGACCCCGAGGGCCACACCGAGGAG GCTCAGGTGGTCCCTAATAATGACAAGGATCGCACCTACGCTGTCTCCTATGTGCCCAAGGTGGCTGGCCTGCACAAG gtGACCGTGCTCTTTGCTGGCCAGAACATCGAGCATAGCCCCTTCGAGGTGAACGTGGGCATGGCCCTGGGGGATGCCAACAAGGTGTCCGCCCGTGGGCCCGGCCTGGATCCCATAGGCAACGTGGCCAACAAGCCCACCTACTTTGACATCTACACTGCGG GAGCCGGCACTGGAGACGTGGCCGTGGTGATCGTGGACCCCCAGGGACGCCGGGACACGGTGGAGGTGGCTCTGGAGGACAAAGGGGACAGCACCTTCCGCTGCACCTACAGGCCCGTGATGGAGGGGCCGCACACAGTGCACGTGGCCTTCGCCGGGGCCCCCATCTCCCGCAGCCCTTTCCCTGTCCACGTGGCTGAAG CCTGTAACCCCAATGCCTGTCGGGCCTCTGGGCGGGGCCTGCAGCCCAAGGGTGTGCGTGTGAAGGAAGCTGCGGACTTCAAGGTGTTCACCAAGGGTGCTGGCAGCGGGGAGCTCAAGGTCACGGTCAAGGGGCCGA aagGCACCGAGGAGCCAGTGAAGGTGCGGGAGGTGGGGGACGGCGTGTTCGAGTGTGAGTACTACCCCATGGTGCCCGGCAAGTACGTGGTGACCATCACGTGGGGTGGCTACGCCATCCCCCGCAG CCCCTTCGAGGTGCAGGTGAGCCCAGAGGCCGGTGAGCAGAAGGTGCGTGCCTGGGGCCCTGGCCTAGAGACCGGCCAGGTGGGCAAGTCGGCTGACTTCGTGGTGGAAGCCGTCGGCACCGAAGTGGGGACTCTGG GCTTCTCCATCGAGGGGCCCTCCCAGGCCAAGATCGAGTGTGACGACAAGGGCGATGGCTCCTGCGACGTGCGCTACTGGCCCACCGAGCCCGGCGAGTATGCCGTGCACGTCATCTGCGACGACGAGGACATCCGGGACTCGCCTTTCATCGCCCACATCCAGCCCGCCCCGCCCGACTGCTTCCCCGACAAGGTGAAGGCCTTTGGGCCCGGCCTGGAGCCCACGGGCTGCATCGTGGACAGGCCTGCGGAGTTCACCATCGACGCCCGGGCCGCGGGCAAGGGAGACCTGAAGCTCTACGCCCAG GACGCAGATGGCTGCCCCATCGACGTCAAGGTCATCCCCAATGGCGACGGCACCTTCCGCTGCTCCTACGTGCCCACCAAGCCCATCAAGCACACCATCATCGTCTCTTGGGGAGGTGTCAACGTGCCCAAGAGCCCCTTCCGG GTGAATGTGGGCGAGGGCAGCCACCCGGAGCGGGTGAAGGTGTACGGCCCTGGTGTGGAGAAGACAGGGCTCAAGGCCCAGGAGCCCACCTACTTCACCGTGGACTGCAGCGAGGCCGGGCAAG GTGACGTGAGCATCGGCATCAAGTGTGCCCCCGGTGTGGTGGGCCCCACGGAGGCCGACATCGACTTCGATATCATCAAGAACGACAACGACACCTTCACGGTCAAGTACACGCCGCCAGGGGCCGGCCACTACACCATCATGGTGCTCTTCGCCAACCAG GAGATCCCCGCCAGCCCCTTCCACATCAAGGTGGACCCGTCCCACGATGCCACCAAGGTCAGGGCCGAGGGTCCTGGACTCAACCGCACAG GTGTGGAGGTGGGGAAGCCCACCCACTTCACTGTGCTGACCAAGGGGGCCGGCAAGGCCAAGCTCGACGTGCAGTTTGCGGGTGCTGCCAAGGGCGAGGTTGTGCGGGACTTTGAGATCATCGACAACCACGACTACTCGTACACGGTCAAGTACACGCCAGTGCAGCAG GGCAACATGGCCGTGGCGGTGACCTACGGCGGTGACCCCATCCCGAAGAGCCCGTTTGTGGTGAACGTGGCCCCTCCGCTGGACCTCAGCAAAGTCAAAGTCCAAGGCCTCAACAGCA AGGTGGCTGTGGGGCAGGAGCAGGCGTTCTCCGTGGACACACGCGGGGCTGGCGGGCAGGGCCAGCTGGATGTGCGGATGACCTCACCCTCCCGGCGGCCCATCCCCTGCAAGGTGGAGCCCGGAAGTGGGGCGGAGGCACAGGCTGTGCGCTACATGCCCCCTGAGGAGGGACCCTACAAGGTGGACGTCACCTATGATGGACACCCGGTGCCCGGCAGCCCCTTCACCGTGGAGGGGGTCCTGCCTCCTGATCCCTCCAAG GTGTGTGCTTACGGCCCCGGCCTGCAGGGGGGGCTGGTGGGCACGCCGGCCCCCTTCTCCATCGACACCAAGGGCGCTGGcacagggggcctggggctgacGGTGGAAGGCCCCTGCGAGGCCAAGATCGAGTGCCAGGACAACGGGGACGGCTCCTGTGCCGTCAGCTACCTGCCCACGGAGCCCGGCGAGTACACCATTAACATCCTGTTCGCCGAGGCGCACATCCCCGGCTCGCCCTTCAAGGCCACCATCCAGCCCGTGTTCGACCCCAGCAAGGTGCGGGCCAGCGGGCCGGGCCTGGAGCGCGGCAAGGCCGGCGAGGCGGCCACCTTCACCGTGGACTGCTCGGAGGCGGGCGAGGCCGAGCTGACCATTGAGATCCTGTCGGACGCGGGCGTCAAGGCCGAGGTGCTGATCCAGAAGAACATGGACGGCACCTACCACATCACCTACAGCCCCGCCTTCCCCGGCACCTACACCATCACCATCAAGTACGGGGGCCACGCCGTGCCCAAGTTCCCCACCCGCGTCCATGTGCAGCCCGCGGTGGACACCAGTGAGGTCAAGGTCTCCGGCCCCGGGGTGGAGCCTCACG GCGTCCTGCGGGAGGTGACCACCGAGTTCACCGTGGACGCCAGGTCCCTGACAACCACGGGGGGCAGCCACGTGACAGCCCGTGTGCTCAACCCCTCGGGCGCCAAGACAGACACCTACGTGACCGACCACGGGGACGGCACCTACCGCGTGCAGTACACGGCCTACGAAGAGG GCATGCACTTGGTGGAGGTTCTGTACGACGACGTCGCCGTGCCCAAGAGCCCCTTCCGCGTGGGTGTGACCGAGGGCTGTGACCCCACCCGTGTCCGGGCCTTTGGCCCAGGCCTGGAGGGGGGCTTGGTGAACAAGGCCAACCGCTTCACCGTGGAGACCAG GGGGGCCGGCACTGGGGGCCTCGGCCTGGCCATCGAGGGACCCTCGGAGGCAAAAATGTCCTGCAAGGACAACAAGGATGGCAGCTGCACCGTGGAGTACGTCCCCTTCACCGCTGGAGACTACGACGTCAACATCACCTTCGGGGGGCGGCCCAtcccag GGAGCCCCTTCCGGGTGCCGGTGAAGGATGTGGTGGATCCGAGCAAGGTCAAGTGCTCGGGaccggggctgggggccggcgTCCGGGCCCGGGTGCCCCAGACTTTCACGGTAGACTGCAGCCAGGCTGGCCGGGCACCCCTGCAGGTGGCCGTGCTGGGCCCCACAG GTGTGGCTGAGCCCGTGGAGGTGCGTGACAACGGAGACGGCACCCACACCGTCCACTACACCCCGGCTACGGACGGGCCCTACACGGTGGCCGTCAAGTACGCCGACCACGAGGTGCCACGCAG CCCATTCAAGATCAAGGTGCTCCCAGCACACGATGCCAGCAAAGTGCGGGCCAGCGGGCCCGGCCTGAACGCCTCGGGCATCCCCGCCAGCCTGCCCGTGGAGTTCACCATCGACGCCCGGGACGCCGGCGAGGGCCTGCTCACCGTCCAGATCCTg GACCCCGAGGGTAAGCCCAAGAAGGCCAATATCCGCGACAACGGAGACGGCACCTACACCGTGTCCTACGTGCCGGACATGAGCGGCCGCTACACCATCACCATCAAGTATGGGGGCGACGAGATCCCCTACTCGCCCTTCCGCATCCATGCGCTGCCCACCGGGGATGCCAGCAAGTGCCTCGTCACAG TGTCCATCGGCGGCCACGGCCTGG GGGCCTGCCTGGGTCCCCGCATCCAGATTGGGGAGGAGACCGTGATCACGGTGGACGCCAAGGCCGCGGGCAAGGGGAAGGTGACGTGCACGGTGTCCACGCCCGATGGGGCGGAGCTGGACGTGGACGTGGTGGAGAACCACGACGGCACCTTCGACATCTACTACACGGCGCCCGAGCCGGGCAAGTACGTCATCACCATCCGCTTCGGAGGGGAGCACATCCCCAACAGCCCTTTCCACGTGCTG GCCACAGAGGAGCCGGTGGTGCCCGTGGAGCCGCTGGAGTCCATGCTGAGGCCCTTCAACCTGGTCATCCCCTTCACCGTGCAGAAAGGCGAGCTCACCG GGGAGGTGCGGATGCCGTCCGGGAAGACCGCGCGGCCCAACATCACCGACAACAAGGACGGCACCATCACCGTGCGGTACGCCCCCACCGAGAAGGGCCTGCACCAGATGGGCATCAAGTACGACGGCAACCACATTCCCG GAAGCCCCCTGCAGTTCTACGTGGACGCCATCAACAGCCGCCATGTCAGTGCTTACGGACCAGGCCTGAGCCACGGCATGGTCAACAAGCCAGCCACCTTTACCATCGTCACCAAGGACGCCGGGGAAG GGGGTCTGTCCCTGGCCGTGGAGGGCCCATCCAAGGCAGAGATCACATGTAAGGACAACAAGGACGGCACGTGCACCGTGTCCTACCTGCCCACGGCGCCCGGGGATTACAGCATCATCGTGCGCTTCGATGACAAGCACATCCCGGGGAGCCCCTTCACGGCCAAGatcacag GCGATGACTCCATGCGGACGTCCCAGCTGAACGTGGGCACCTCCACGGATGTGTCGCTGAAGATCACGGAGAGTGACCTGAGCCAGCTGACCGCCAGCATCCGTGCCCCATCGGGCATGGAGGAGCCGTGTCTGCTGAAGCGTCTGCCCAACCGGCACATCG GAATCTCCTTCACCCCCAAGGAGGTGGGGGAGCACGTGGTGAGCGTACGCAGGAGCGGCCAGCACGTCACCAACAGCCCCTTCAAGATCCTGGTGGGCCCATCCGAGATTGGCGACGCCAGCAAAGTGCGCGTGTGGGGCAAGGGCCTGGCGGAGGGCCACACCTTCCAGGTGGCCGAGTTCATCGTGGACACTCGGAACGCAG GTTATGGTGGCCTGGGACTGAGCATCGAAGGCCCCAGCAAAGTGGACATTAACTGCGAGGACATGGAGGACGGGACATGCAAGGTCACCTACTGCCCCACCGAGCCCGGGACCTACATCATCAACATCAAGTTCGCCGACAAGCACGTGCCTG GCAGCCCATTCACGGTGAAGGTCACCGGCGAGGGCCGCATGAAGGAGAGCATCACACGGCGCAGACAGGCCCCCTCCATCGCCACCATCGGCAGCACCTGCGACCTCAACCTCAAGATCCCAG GAAACTGGTTCCAGATGGTGTCTGCCCAGGAGCGGCTGACCCGCACCTTCACCCGCAGCAGCCACACCTACACCCGCACGGAGCGGACGGAGATCAGCAAGACACGGGGCGGCGAGACCAAGCGCGAGGTGCGCGTGGAGGAGTCCACGCAGGTGGGCGGGGACCCCTTCCCTGCCGTCTTCGGGGACTTCCTGGGCCGGGAAGGCCTGGGCTCCTTCAGCAGCATCCCGCGGCAGCAGGAGG GCGAGGCCAGCTCTCAGGACATGACCGCCCAGGTCACCAGCCCGTCGGGCAAGACGGAAGCGGCGGAGATTGTGGAGGGAGAGGACAGTGCCTACAGCGTGCGCTTCGTGCCCCAGGAGATGGGGCCCCACACGGTCACCGTCAAGTACCGCGGCCAGCACGTGCCCGGCAGCCCCTTCCAGTTCACGGTGGGGCCGCTGGGGGAGGGCGGCGCCCACAAGGTGCGGGCCGGAGGCACCGGGCTGGAGCGCGGCGTGGCTGGCGTGCCAG CCGAGTTCAGCATCTGGACCCGAGAGGCCGGCGCTGGGGGGCTCTCCATCGCCGTGGAGGGGCCCAGTAAGGCAGAGATCGCCTTTGAGGACCGCAAAGATGGCTCCTGCGGGGTCTCCTACGTCGTTCAGGAGCCAG GCGACTACGAGGTCTCCATCAAGTTCAACGATGAGCACATCCCCGACAGTCCCTTTGTGGTGCCCGTGGCCTCCCTTTCGGACGACGCTCGCCGCCTCACCGTCACCAGTCTGCAG GAGACGGGGCTCCGGGTGAACCAGCCCGCGTCGTTCGCCGTGCAGCTGAACGGCGCGCGGGGCGTGATCGACGCCAGAGTGCACACCCCCTCGGGGGCGGTGGAGGAGTGCTCTGTCTCAGAGCTGGACAGCG ACAAGCACACCATCCGCTTCATCCCCCACGAGAACGGCGTCCACTCCATCGACGTCAAGTTCAATGGTGCCCACATCCCTGGCAGCCCCTTCAAGATCCGTGTTGGGGAGCAGAGTCAGGCTGGTGACCCAGGCCTGGTGTCAGCCTATGGTCCTGGGCTGGAGGGAGGCACGACCG GTGTGTCCTCCGAGTTCGTTGTCAACACGCTGAACGCGGGCTCGGGTGCCTTATCTGTCACCATTGACGGCCCCTCCAAGGTGCAGCTGGACTGTCGGGAGTGTCCCGAAGGCCATGTGGTCACTTACACACCCATGGCCCCTGGCAACTACCTCATTGCCATCAAGTatggtggcccccagcacatcGTGGGCAGCCCCTTCAAAGCCAAAGTCACAG GTCCCCGGCTGTCGGGAGGCCACAGCCTTCACGAAACGTCCACGGTTCTGGTGGAGACGGTGACCAAGTCGTCCTCCAGCCGGGGCTCCAGCTACAGCTCCATCCCCAAGTTCTCCTCAGACGCCAGCAAGGTGGTGACCCGGGGCCTGGGCCTGTCCCAGGCCTTCGTGGGCCAGAAGAACTCCTTCACGGTGGACTGCAGCAAAGCAG GCACCAACATGATGATGGTGGGCGTGCACGGGCCCAAGACGCCCTGCGAGGAGGTGTACGTGAAGCACATGGGGAACCGCGTCTACAACGTCACCTACACCGTCAAGGAGAAAGGGGACTACATCCTCATCGTCAAGTGGGGCGATGAGAGCGTCCCCGGCAGCCCCTTCAAAGTCAACGTGCCCTGA